Part of the Sphingobacterium sp. LZ7M1 genome, CTACATCATTGAAGTTTTTTGCCGCAGCACGGATCAATGAAATACCACCGATGTCAATCTTCTCGATAATATCTTGCTCTGAAGCACCAGAAGCTACAGTTTCTTCAAATGGGTAAAGGTCTACGATTACTAAATCGATCTCTGGGATTTCGTATTCCTCTAATTGTTTTTTGTCGTCTGCCAACGGACGGCGAGACAAAATTCCACCGAATACTTTCGGGTGAAGCGTTTTTACACGGCCACCTAAAATGGAAGGGTAACCGGTTAAATCTTCAACACGTTCTACTGGGATATCTAAATCACGGATAAAGGACTCAGTACCGCCAGTGGAATAAAAAGTAACTCCGAATTTGTTTAGTAGTTGAATTAGAGGTGCAAGGTTATCTTTATAATAAACTGAAACCAATGCATTTTTAATCTTAACAGGATGATTCATTGCGTTTTGTTTGGAGCCGCAAAGATAATTATTTAAAATATAATTTTCTTGAATTTTATTACTTAATTAAAATGCCTCGGCTAAACAGTTTTAAATTATTAGTATATTGGATTATCCAATTCTAAAACAAAAAATTGACCATGAAAAATCACCTTATATTTCTAATGACCTTGTCCCTCGTTCTCATCGGTTTGGGCGGAATTGCTCAGGAAAACATTGGCGCTAAAGAGACCAAAGTCAGTTCCCCTATCGTTGCAGCAGACAATACGGTAACCTTTAATTTGGTTGCACCTGACGCAAAAACTGTTTATTTGACGGGAAATTGGATGGTTCAAAAGCCGCAAGAACTGCCTAGGGTTGCAATGAAAAAGGATGCTTCTGGGCTATGGTCGGTTAGACAGGATAGTTTAGGGTCAGACCTATTTCTCTATAATTTTATTGTTGATGGCGTGCGCATAAATGATCCTTTGAATGTATACCAGGTGAGGGATGTGGGTAGTGTCTTCAATTACTTCATAACCAATGATGGAAATGCAGATTATTATAAGACCATGTCCGTGCCTCATGGTTCCATGATCAAGCAGTGGTATCCCTCTCGGATCAATAAATCCGAACGTAGAATGACTGTTTACACCCCGCCAGGTTATGAGTCTTCCAAGGAGAAATTTCCAGTGCTGTATTTATTGCATGGAATGGGAGGGGATGAAGATGCATGGCCAACCCTCGGTCGGGTCGCGCAGATCATGGACAACCTGATTGATGAAGGTAAGGTTGTGCCGATGATCGTAGTGATGCCTAATGGCCATACCAGCAATTCAGCGGCCCCTGGTTTTTCAGAAAAGGGAGAGTATAATATCGAGTTTTTTACGCCCGATGTAGGTTCGGGGGATATGGAATCCAATTTTGATGAAGTCATTAACTTCGTGGAGTCCAATTATAGGGTCATTAAGAATAAGAAAAACCGTGCAATAGCTGGTCTGTCCATGGGCGGATCCCATGCTATGTTTATATCCAGTTTTTATCCGAACACCTTTGGATACGTAGGTTTGTTTTCCGCCGCCTATAGAATCAATGATAAGATAAAAAGAGAGGTCTATGATAAGTTTGATGAAAATCTGCTGAAACAAAAGGAAAATGATTACGAAATATATTGGATAGGTATGGGAGAAGATGATTTTCTTTATGACACTGGAGCTGATTTTAGGAAGAAGTTGGATGGGATAAAATTGGATTATATTTACCATGAATCCAAGGGTGGTCATACTTGGTCTAATTGGAGGGATTATTTAGTGGAATTCGGTACCTTCCTCTTCCGAGATTTCGATTAGACTAGGAGCAATAATATCCTAAGTAAAATAAGAGTTTTTTGATAGGAAATCTTTGGGTTTCAGTTTGACCTCATTCGAGACACATTCGGAAAATTCGGAATGTGTCTCGAATGAGGTCAAGTTGTATCCTAGGAAATTTTGAGTTTAATGGAATGCTGGATCAGGTCTCGAAGATAATGAAAAAGGAGCTGTTCCTAAGGTAGCTCCTATATTATATTTTATGATTCTAAGCTTAGTAATCCTTAGTTGTATTTTTTCAACAGGTTCTCGATTACTTTAGGGTAATGTGCGTGTTCAAGTTGTTGGCCATTGAACTTTAGTATTTCCAAAGTATCTCCTGGCTCTACCCGGAAGCGTGCCTGATGAATGATCTCTCCTTCATCGAAATTTTCATTTACAAAGTGAATGGTAATTCCGTGTTCGTCTTCACCGGCTG contains:
- a CDS encoding esterase family protein, which produces MKNHLIFLMTLSLVLIGLGGIAQENIGAKETKVSSPIVAADNTVTFNLVAPDAKTVYLTGNWMVQKPQELPRVAMKKDASGLWSVRQDSLGSDLFLYNFIVDGVRINDPLNVYQVRDVGSVFNYFITNDGNADYYKTMSVPHGSMIKQWYPSRINKSERRMTVYTPPGYESSKEKFPVLYLLHGMGGDEDAWPTLGRVAQIMDNLIDEGKVVPMIVVMPNGHTSNSAAPGFSEKGEYNIEFFTPDVGSGDMESNFDEVINFVESNYRVIKNKKNRAIAGLSMGGSHAMFISSFYPNTFGYVGLFSAAYRINDKIKREVYDKFDENLLKQKENDYEIYWIGMGEDDFLYDTGADFRKKLDGIKLDYIYHESKGGHTWSNWRDYLVEFGTFLFRDFD